A single genomic interval of Lacrimispora sphenoides JCM 1415 harbors:
- a CDS encoding IS1096 element passenger TnpR family protein, which yields MEINCRLYDIFPDYKEITYTYDFVYNWKHYLESIVSDYSYNYFRCLEGAGNTPPEDDGEGKWIPELFGSYF from the coding sequence ATGGAAATAAATTGTAGATTATATGACATCTTTCCTGACTATAAGGAAATAACTTATACCTATGACTTCGTATATAATTGGAAGCATTATCTGGAGAGTATTGTTTCTGATTATTCTTATAACTATTTCAGATGCTTGGAAGGGGCAGGTAATACACCACCTGAGGATGATGGGGAAGGAAAGTGGATACCAGAACTTTTTGGAAGTTATTTCTGA
- the rlmD gene encoding 23S rRNA (uracil(1939)-C(5))-methyltransferase RlmD has protein sequence MKKGEIYEGTIGRFDFPDKGIIELPEGKITVKHALPGQKVRVMINKKRGGRCEGRILEVLEHSSLESAENPCPHFGSCGGCVYQTIPYGEQLKIKEQQVKALIDGVCEDYEFEGILPSPVEAEYRNKMEFSFGDEYKDGPLALGMHKRGSFYDVVTTTECKIVNPDFCDILKAVKEYFEQLGTGFYKKMQHTGYLRHLLVRRAVKTGEILVALVTTTQEEVDLKPLTDLLLGLSLNGKIVGILHILNDSLADVVKSDRTDILYGQDYFYEELLGLKFKISPFSFFQTNSLGAEVLYETVRGYVGETKDKVVFDLYSGTGTISQIIAPVAQKVVGVEIVKEAVEAARENAKLNGLDNCEFIDGDVLKIIDELKDKPDLIILDPPRDGIHPKALGKIIDFGVDRMVYVSCKPTSLARDLVVLQERGYRVEKVCCVDMFPSTANCEVCVELSRK, from the coding sequence GTGAAAAAGGGTGAGATATACGAAGGTACGATTGGAAGATTTGATTTTCCTGATAAGGGAATCATTGAACTTCCGGAGGGGAAAATTACGGTAAAGCATGCACTTCCCGGCCAGAAGGTCCGGGTTATGATAAACAAAAAAAGAGGAGGGCGCTGTGAGGGGCGGATTCTTGAGGTATTGGAGCATTCAAGCCTGGAATCAGCAGAGAATCCATGTCCTCATTTCGGAAGCTGCGGTGGCTGCGTTTATCAGACAATTCCCTATGGGGAGCAGCTTAAGATCAAAGAGCAGCAGGTTAAGGCCCTTATTGACGGAGTCTGTGAGGATTATGAATTTGAAGGGATTCTGCCAAGTCCTGTAGAAGCGGAATACCGGAATAAGATGGAATTTTCCTTTGGTGATGAATATAAGGATGGCCCTCTTGCTTTGGGAATGCATAAGAGGGGAAGTTTTTATGACGTGGTGACTACTACGGAATGTAAGATTGTCAATCCGGATTTTTGTGACATCCTGAAGGCAGTAAAGGAGTATTTCGAACAATTGGGGACCGGTTTTTATAAGAAGATGCAGCATACGGGATACCTGCGTCATCTTTTGGTGCGCCGGGCTGTTAAGACCGGTGAGATTTTAGTGGCCCTGGTTACTACAACGCAGGAAGAGGTGGATTTGAAGCCACTTACGGATCTGTTGCTGGGGCTTTCTTTAAATGGGAAGATTGTGGGTATTCTCCATATTTTAAATGATAGTCTGGCAGATGTGGTTAAGAGTGACAGGACAGATATTTTATATGGACAGGATTATTTTTATGAGGAGCTTTTAGGGCTGAAGTTCAAAATTTCCCCGTTTTCTTTTTTCCAGACCAATTCCCTTGGAGCGGAAGTTTTGTATGAAACGGTCAGAGGATATGTGGGAGAGACCAAGGATAAGGTGGTCTTTGATTTATATAGCGGAACCGGTACGATTTCTCAGATCATTGCTCCGGTCGCTCAAAAGGTGGTTGGTGTGGAAATCGTTAAAGAGGCGGTGGAAGCGGCTAGAGAGAATGCAAAGCTGAATGGTCTTGATAATTGTGAATTTATTGACGGGGATGTACTTAAGATTATTGATGAGTTGAAAGATAAGCCGGATTTAATTATTTTGGATCCGCCGAGAGATGGGATTCATCCTAAGGCGTTGGGGAAGATTATTGATTTTGGCGTGGACAGGATGGTTTATGTTTCTTGTAAGCCGACTAGCTTGGCTAGGGATTTGGTTGTACTTCAAGAGAGAGGGTATCGGGTGGAGAAGGTTTGTTGTGTGGATATGTTTCCTTCGACGGCGAATTGCGAAGTTTGTGTCGAATTAAGTCGAAAATAG
- a CDS encoding ABC transporter ATP-binding protein codes for MAVNSSRIDEDQKEVFKKDTLLRLYRYLLDFKKEIVIVLFIMAGTIAISMSAPLMMEYAINSCVAKKDMTGLLWLGSGAIVLFLLFLAGTKMRMRLMADVSNRVLLNIREELYQHIQTLGFGFFDSRPTGKILARIIGDVNALKDVLSDSVTQLIPDLITVVCVAVIMLIKNYRLAMAALLTLPILAVGMFLIETTVHRRWQIYRKKTSNLNAYVHEDLSGIRIIQSFAAEPETKEVFHDLVNQHYKSFMDAVIVADGFGPLVEVTWGLGGFLLYFIGIRIVGVENIGIGTFLAFSTYIAMFWSPIRNLANFYNKLTTNISAAERIFDIIDTEAEITDQEGAEILPEVKGEVVFEHVSFAYGDEPDRLILDDVNFSVKPGETIALVGPTGAGKTTIVNLISRFYETTGGKIFVDGHEIKEVTLNSLRSQMGIMTQDNFLFSGTIRDNIKYGRLDASDTEVTEAAKAVNAHEFIMKLENGYDTVISERGAGLSIGQRQLLAFARTMVSMPGILILDEATSSIDTHTELLVQQGIDALLRGRTSFVIAHRLSTIRKADRIFVIDQGNIMEAGSHEELMELKGAYYKLYQSQFS; via the coding sequence ATGGCAGTCAATTCAAGCAGAATAGATGAAGATCAGAAGGAAGTTTTTAAAAAGGATACCCTGCTTCGCCTGTACCGATATCTCCTGGATTTTAAAAAGGAGATCGTCATCGTTCTTTTTATCATGGCTGGAACCATAGCCATCAGTATGTCAGCACCCCTTATGATGGAATATGCCATCAATTCCTGTGTGGCTAAAAAGGATATGACAGGCCTTTTATGGCTGGGATCTGGTGCAATCGTGCTGTTCCTTTTATTCCTTGCAGGCACCAAGATGCGTATGCGCCTTATGGCGGACGTATCAAACCGTGTGCTTTTGAATATCAGGGAAGAGCTTTATCAACATATTCAGACCCTTGGTTTTGGCTTTTTTGACAGCCGGCCAACGGGAAAGATACTTGCAAGAATTATTGGAGATGTGAATGCTTTAAAGGATGTGTTATCAGACAGTGTGACTCAGCTGATACCGGATCTGATTACGGTCGTCTGTGTGGCTGTCATCATGCTGATAAAGAATTACCGCTTGGCGATGGCGGCACTGCTGACGCTTCCTATATTGGCTGTTGGCATGTTTCTGATTGAGACCACGGTTCATAGAAGATGGCAGATCTACCGTAAAAAAACATCAAATTTAAATGCTTATGTACATGAAGATTTATCCGGGATCCGGATCATACAGAGCTTTGCGGCAGAACCAGAGACAAAAGAGGTATTTCATGACCTGGTTAACCAGCATTATAAATCCTTCATGGATGCGGTTATTGTAGCGGATGGCTTCGGCCCTCTGGTTGAAGTAACCTGGGGACTGGGCGGTTTCCTGCTGTATTTTATAGGAATCCGGATTGTTGGAGTGGAGAATATCGGAATCGGTACATTTCTTGCGTTTTCAACCTATATCGCTATGTTCTGGAGCCCGATCCGGAATCTGGCTAACTTTTATAATAAACTGACCACCAATATTTCCGCAGCAGAACGTATTTTTGATATCATTGATACGGAAGCGGAAATTACTGATCAGGAGGGAGCAGAGATCTTACCGGAAGTTAAGGGTGAGGTGGTCTTTGAGCACGTATCCTTTGCTTATGGAGATGAGCCGGACCGGCTGATTCTTGATGACGTTAATTTTTCCGTTAAGCCTGGAGAAACCATTGCGTTAGTAGGGCCAACAGGCGCAGGAAAGACCACAATTGTAAATCTGATCAGCCGTTTTTACGAAACAACTGGCGGAAAGATTTTTGTTGACGGACACGAAATAAAAGAAGTGACCTTAAATAGCTTAAGGAGTCAGATGGGAATCATGACCCAGGATAATTTCCTGTTCTCCGGAACCATACGGGATAATATCAAATACGGACGTCTGGATGCGTCTGATACCGAGGTGACAGAGGCGGCCAAAGCAGTCAATGCCCATGAATTTATCATGAAGCTGGAAAACGGATATGATACGGTAATCAGCGAGAGAGGGGCAGGCCTTTCTATCGGACAGAGGCAGCTTCTGGCGTTTGCAAGAACCATGGTTTCAATGCCTGGGATTTTGATCCTTGATGAGGCTACTTCCAGCATTGACACCCATACTGAGCTTTTGGTACAGCAGGGAATCGATGCACTTCTGCGGGGCAGGACCTCCTTTGTCATTGCCCACCGCCTTTCTACGATCCGCAAGGCTGACCGTATATTTGTTATTGACCAGGGAAATATCATGGAGGCCGGAAGCCATGAGGAACTCATGGAACTAAAAGGCGCCTACTACAAACTCTACCAGAGCCAGTTTTCCTAG
- a CDS encoding winged helix-turn-helix domain-containing protein: MKQKIINMILDNSRISQAMMADELNISIRAVKKSMKELMEMRLIKRVGLSYMEGKNSG; the protein is encoded by the coding sequence ATGAAACAGAAAATTATTAATATGATATTGGATAATTCCAGGATATCGCAGGCAATGATGGCCGATGAACTAAATATTTCTATCAGAGCTGTGAAAAAAAGCATGAAGGAATTGATGGAGATGAGACTGATTAAAAGAGTCGGCTTGTCGTATATGGAAGGTAAAAACTCAGGATAA
- a CDS encoding PDDEXK nuclease domain-containing protein — MEREFYEKIKEILLNARVKVYQMANFAMVEAYWNIGKSIIEQQGGEVKAEYGAGLLKELSKQMTRDFGKGFTVANLKNMRQFYLTFSNGYALRSELSWTHYRLLMRVENENARQFYLDESIKSNWSTRQLERQINSFFYERLLSSQHKQVVANEIRQLEPAKEPEDIIRDPYVLEFLGLNPNDDFFESDLEQALITHLQNFLLELGRGFSFVARQKRITFDGRHFRIDLVFYNYILKCFVLIDLKIGDLTHQDLGQMQMYVHYYERELMNEGDNPPIGIVLCADKSESVVKYTLPEDETQIFASKYKLYLPSEEELLLELKKEYEALEGNR, encoded by the coding sequence GTGGAACGAGAATTTTATGAAAAGATAAAAGAAATTTTGTTAAATGCCCGTGTTAAAGTATATCAGATGGCAAACTTTGCTATGGTAGAAGCATATTGGAATATAGGGAAGAGTATCATTGAACAACAGGGTGGAGAAGTTAAGGCCGAATATGGTGCTGGGCTGTTAAAGGAATTATCGAAGCAAATGACAAGAGATTTTGGAAAGGGATTTACTGTAGCAAACTTAAAGAATATGCGACAATTTTATTTGACGTTTTCGAATGGCTACGCACTGCGTAGCGAATTAAGTTGGACTCATTATCGCTTGTTGATGCGGGTAGAAAATGAGAATGCACGTCAATTTTATCTAGATGAATCCATAAAATCAAACTGGAGTACGCGACAGTTAGAACGGCAAATTAACTCATTCTTTTATGAAAGATTACTTTCTAGCCAGCATAAGCAGGTGGTTGCAAACGAGATTCGGCAATTGGAACCAGCAAAAGAGCCAGAGGATATTATTCGTGATCCGTATGTTCTTGAATTTTTAGGGTTGAATCCTAATGATGATTTTTTTGAAAGCGATTTAGAGCAGGCACTTATTACTCATTTACAGAATTTTTTGCTGGAACTAGGGAGAGGTTTTTCTTTTGTTGCAAGGCAGAAAAGAATAACGTTTGATGGGCGCCATTTCAGAATTGATTTGGTATTCTATAATTATATTTTGAAATGTTTTGTATTGATTGATTTAAAAATTGGAGATTTGACCCATCAAGATTTAGGGCAGATGCAGATGTATGTGCACTATTATGAGAGAGAACTGATGAATGAAGGAGATAACCCTCCGATAGGAATTGTACTTTGTGCAGACAAGAGTGAGTCTGTAGTAAAGTATACGCTTCCAGAAGACGAAACACAGATATTTGCTTCTAAATATAAACTATATTTGCCAAGCGAAGAAGAACTGCTACTGGAATTAAAGAAGGAGTACGAAGCGTTGGAGGGAAATAGATAG
- the pcrA gene encoding DNA helicase PcrA — translation MSIYDTLNPMQKEAVLQTDGPLLVLAGAGSGKTRVLTHRIAYLIEEKSINPWNILAITFTNKAAGEMRERVDRLVGFGADSIWVSTFHSSCVRILRRHIESLGYTTNFTIYDSDDQKTLMRHVLKGLDMDPKIYKDRAMLGFISTAKNDLVTAQEFELNAGGDFRQKKVAQIYKEYQSQLKKNNALDFDDLIMKTVQLFQNNPEILDYYQERFKYIMVDEYQDTNTAQFKLISLLAGKYRNLCVVGDDDQSIYKFRGANIENILNFEKAYPGAKVIKLEQNYRSSQSILNAANEVIRHNRGRKDKTLWTANEEGPLVQFKQFDNASEEADAIVRDILNSASDYQDCAVLYRTNAQSRLIEEKCLQHNVPYRMVGGVNFYQRKEIKDILSYLKTIANAQDDLASLRIINVPKRGIGATSLGKVQAFASEHGFSIYDAFCRAKAVPGLGKTAEKVLKFTVQIEDFRGRLEEETYSIHELIEDVLDETGYQKELEAEGEIEYQTRLENIEELINKAVSFEGEHEHPNLSEFLEEVALVADVDRMDDSENRVTLMTLHSAKGLEFPRVYLSGMEDGLFPSMMSISSDDKEDVEEERRLCYVGITRAQNFLMMTAARQRMVNGETRYSKVSRFIDEIPDVLLDSKKLEPRLSASRTDYDDSGLPWGKTKSSGRTASVSSFGPGNNSYASKTATPISTPGFGKAFTVEKSASLNYKEGDRVSHVKFGEGEVLEIKDGGRDFEVTVQFDQAGIKKMFASFAKLKLVRV, via the coding sequence ATGAGCATTTATGATACATTGAATCCAATGCAAAAGGAAGCGGTACTCCAAACGGACGGACCGCTTCTTGTGCTGGCAGGAGCCGGGTCCGGTAAGACCAGGGTTCTTACACACCGCATTGCCTATTTAATAGAAGAGAAAAGCATCAATCCATGGAATATCCTGGCCATCACTTTTACCAATAAAGCGGCAGGTGAGATGCGGGAGCGTGTAGACCGTCTGGTGGGCTTTGGTGCGGACAGCATCTGGGTATCCACCTTTCATTCATCCTGTGTGCGCATTCTCAGGCGGCACATTGAAAGCCTTGGTTATACGACGAATTTCACCATATATGATTCCGATGACCAGAAAACTCTGATGCGCCATGTGCTAAAGGGTCTTGATATGGATCCCAAGATATATAAGGACCGAGCGATGCTTGGATTTATTTCCACGGCAAAGAACGATCTTGTGACGGCCCAGGAATTTGAACTGAATGCCGGCGGTGATTTCAGGCAGAAAAAAGTGGCGCAGATTTATAAAGAATATCAGAGCCAGCTAAAAAAGAACAATGCCCTGGACTTTGATGATTTAATCATGAAAACCGTGCAGCTGTTCCAGAACAATCCGGAAATCCTGGATTATTATCAGGAACGTTTTAAATACATTATGGTGGATGAGTATCAGGATACCAATACGGCCCAGTTTAAGCTCATAAGCCTGCTGGCTGGAAAATACAGAAATCTCTGTGTTGTTGGAGATGACGACCAGTCCATCTATAAATTCCGCGGCGCTAACATTGAAAATATCCTAAACTTTGAAAAGGCTTATCCGGGAGCAAAGGTGATTAAGCTGGAACAGAACTACCGGTCCAGTCAGAGCATTTTAAATGCAGCCAATGAGGTGATCCGCCATAACCGGGGGCGAAAGGATAAAACTTTGTGGACCGCCAATGAGGAAGGTCCTCTGGTACAGTTTAAGCAGTTTGATAACGCTTCGGAAGAGGCAGATGCCATTGTCCGGGATATTTTAAACAGCGCTTCTGACTACCAGGACTGTGCTGTCCTTTACAGGACCAATGCCCAGTCCCGTCTGATAGAAGAAAAATGCCTTCAACATAATGTTCCGTACCGTATGGTGGGAGGCGTAAATTTCTATCAGAGAAAAGAGATTAAGGATATCCTGTCCTATTTAAAGACCATTGCCAACGCACAGGATGATTTAGCCTCTTTAAGAATCATCAATGTGCCCAAGAGGGGGATTGGAGCGACCAGTCTGGGAAAAGTGCAGGCTTTTGCTTCTGAACATGGATTTTCCATTTATGATGCTTTTTGCCGTGCAAAGGCTGTGCCGGGACTTGGTAAAACGGCGGAGAAGGTTCTTAAATTTACGGTACAGATCGAGGATTTCCGTGGAAGGCTTGAAGAAGAAACGTATTCGATCCATGAACTGATCGAAGATGTCCTTGATGAAACCGGATATCAGAAGGAATTAGAGGCTGAAGGTGAAATCGAGTACCAGACACGTCTGGAAAATATAGAAGAGTTGATCAATAAGGCGGTCAGCTTTGAAGGGGAGCATGAGCATCCCAACTTAAGTGAGTTTCTGGAAGAGGTAGCCCTGGTAGCTGATGTGGACCGGATGGATGACTCGGAAAACAGAGTAACACTTATGACTCTTCACAGCGCCAAGGGACTTGAGTTTCCAAGAGTGTATTTAAGCGGCATGGAAGACGGGCTGTTCCCAAGCATGATGTCCATTTCCTCAGATGATAAGGAAGATGTGGAAGAAGAACGCCGGCTTTGCTATGTGGGAATTACCAGAGCTCAGAATTTCCTGATGATGACGGCGGCGAGACAGCGTATGGTCAATGGAGAAACCAGATATTCCAAGGTCAGTCGATTCATAGATGAAATTCCTGATGTGCTTTTGGATTCAAAAAAGCTGGAACCAAGACTGTCTGCCTCTCGTACGGATTACGATGACAGCGGTCTCCCATGGGGAAAAACGAAGTCATCCGGCCGGACGGCGAGTGTCAGCAGTTTTGGACCTGGAAACAACTCATATGCATCAAAAACCGCAACGCCCATATCAACCCCTGGCTTTGGCAAGGCATTTACCGTAGAAAAATCAGCTTCTTTAAATTATAAAGAAGGGGACCGGGTCAGCCATGTGAAGTTTGGGGAAGGCGAGGTGTTGGAAATCAAGGACGGCGGAAGGGATTTTGAAGTCACAGTCCAGTTTGATCAGGCCGGCATCAAAAAAATGTTTGCTTCCTTTGCCAAGCTGAAACTTGTACGAGTTTGA
- a CDS encoding ATP-binding protein produces MEGQVATILENIKVNFSEFTDHGVQHSLRIIEYVYKILSEEIKAEFSDIEIFCFVMSAFFHDMGMTLADVDNKEEQRNNHHLYAREPVEQYCDIYLNSIQEYRRIRECVSFVCEAHGRDIIELYSDDRFRKVDLIQGQTLRYGLLAILLRIGDLMDIEEGRTNEFNMHLNSSYFRNPVSSQHHKRSLEINTYNYNASNIIIIIKTENRERYKIWDEWLKYLDNEIMYANTHYFSGNNKQMGHYKFPEVIKNIEPAPGADFLVEEIRFQVDEKGALWDILTNSIYTHEFDYIRELIQNAIDATLLKYYTDTNFNIESISPKAWKISDKVYIIYAQSTSTLIVIDHGIGMNEGEIRSYLFKAADSGYKYKKKREEFEFPSIAKFGIGFVACLTKALKIEIITQAHNSAQIKAEIEEKSTVAFIEKAKECETIGTIIKLNIKNKFSFEELKKYVLETFVYPSVNLELIDFDNFNIINEKTKFGERTRFNLDLYEGICNIIDNVKNLNDIRMLYISDYVQDNLLLAKISSILDNNINDLKPLLSGITYKSIVKEKIENIINEKDFGRQKVHDTILMSRKEIEEYLHEYPIFNFEILNSLIDNITNYDFLNIEIDNSFGVSNISRIYKKIKTNSRGILYIRTKIFDSNLGIEWQTISSFIYNKGRIEKNLLRLSGDYENIEDEAIISLNELGDADYEIGMLYEEENDEYYYERVNIMQSENYDDYDTLNNYDVIFINNNEYLIAYNVDSKKIEDLNSTNNVYNAYKLFENTVMPVDNEGIGFQIENSKLYQDGIFMEFNPQIIVPLGVGWSICNLTAGSRFELNASRHELNMSRNIIDVWIGTYGEIIQKSIAEHCVRTFKELGLEYSVEKLLAANQDDTYISKKSYDSMKKILDNIICRDDIRI; encoded by the coding sequence ATGGAAGGACAGGTTGCAACAATATTAGAAAATATTAAAGTTAACTTTTCAGAGTTTACTGACCATGGAGTGCAGCATTCTTTAAGAATTATAGAGTATGTATATAAAATTCTAAGTGAGGAGATAAAAGCAGAATTCTCTGATATTGAAATTTTTTGTTTTGTCATGTCTGCATTTTTTCATGATATGGGAATGACATTGGCTGATGTAGATAATAAAGAGGAACAAAGAAACAATCACCATCTATATGCAAGAGAACCAGTTGAACAATATTGTGACATATATTTAAATTCTATACAAGAATATAGGAGAATACGCGAATGTGTTTCATTTGTTTGTGAGGCACACGGAAGAGACATTATTGAACTTTACAGTGATGATAGGTTTAGAAAAGTGGATTTAATTCAAGGGCAGACATTAAGATATGGGCTGCTAGCAATTTTGTTGCGTATAGGTGATTTAATGGATATTGAAGAGGGAAGAACTAACGAATTTAATATGCATTTAAATAGTTCTTATTTTAGAAATCCAGTTTCAAGTCAACATCATAAAAGAAGTTTGGAAATAAATACTTATAATTATAATGCAAGTAATATAATTATTATCATTAAAACAGAAAATAGAGAACGATATAAAATATGGGATGAATGGCTTAAGTATTTAGATAATGAAATAATGTATGCTAATACTCATTATTTTTCAGGAAATAATAAACAGATGGGACATTATAAATTTCCAGAGGTTATAAAAAATATAGAGCCTGCTCCCGGGGCTGATTTTCTTGTAGAAGAGATTAGGTTCCAAGTAGATGAAAAGGGGGCTTTATGGGATATCTTAACAAATTCAATATATACGCATGAGTTTGATTATATTAGGGAATTAATACAAAATGCCATTGATGCTACATTGTTAAAATACTATACAGATACAAATTTCAATATTGAATCTATTTCACCGAAAGCTTGGAAAATCTCAGATAAAGTCTATATAATATATGCACAGAGTACTTCAACACTTATAGTGATTGATCACGGGATTGGTATGAATGAAGGCGAAATAAGAAGCTACTTATTTAAAGCTGCTGACTCTGGATACAAATATAAGAAAAAAAGAGAGGAATTTGAATTCCCTTCAATCGCTAAGTTTGGGATAGGATTTGTTGCATGCTTAACAAAAGCTTTGAAAATTGAAATTATTACACAAGCTCATAACAGTGCTCAGATAAAGGCAGAAATAGAAGAGAAAAGTACAGTGGCTTTTATAGAGAAGGCAAAGGAATGTGAAACGATAGGAACGATAATAAAATTAAATATTAAAAACAAATTCTCTTTTGAAGAATTAAAAAAATATGTTTTGGAGACATTTGTTTATCCTAGTGTGAACTTAGAATTAATAGATTTTGATAATTTTAATATTATAAATGAAAAAACAAAATTTGGAGAGCGTACAAGATTTAATTTAGATTTGTATGAAGGTATTTGTAATATAATTGACAATGTAAAAAATTTAAATGATATACGTATGCTTTATATATCTGACTATGTACAGGATAATTTATTGCTTGCAAAAATTTCATCTATTTTAGATAATAATATTAATGATTTAAAACCACTGCTATCAGGGATTACGTATAAATCTATTGTAAAAGAAAAAATCGAAAATATAATTAATGAGAAGGATTTCGGAAGACAAAAAGTGCATGATACTATATTAATGTCTAGAAAAGAAATTGAAGAGTATCTACATGAATATCCTATTTTTAATTTTGAAATACTAAACTCACTAATTGATAATATTACTAATTATGACTTTTTAAATATAGAAATTGATAATAGTTTTGGCGTAAGTAATATAAGTCGGATTTATAAAAAAATAAAAACTAATAGTAGAGGAATTCTTTATATACGTACTAAAATATTTGATTCTAATTTAGGTATTGAATGGCAAACTATTAGTAGTTTTATATATAATAAAGGGAGAATTGAAAAAAATTTACTGAGGTTATCAGGAGATTATGAGAATATTGAGGATGAAGCTATTATTAGCTTGAATGAACTGGGAGATGCGGATTATGAGATTGGAATGCTTTATGAGGAGGAAAATGATGAGTACTATTATGAAAGAGTAAATATAATGCAAAGTGAAAATTATGATGATTATGATACATTAAATAATTATGATGTCATTTTTATTAACAATAATGAATATTTAATTGCGTATAATGTCGATTCAAAAAAAATTGAAGATTTGAATTCAACAAATAATGTTTACAATGCATATAAATTATTTGAAAATACTGTAATGCCAGTCGATAATGAGGGAATAGGATTCCAGATTGAAAATTCAAAATTATATCAAGATGGTATATTCATGGAATTCAATCCGCAGATTATAGTGCCTTTAGGTGTAGGATGGAGTATTTGTAATTTGACTGCAGGGTCAAGGTTTGAATTAAATGCATCAAGGCATGAGCTTAATATGAGTAGAAATATTATTGACGTTTGGATAGGGACATATGGTGAAATTATTCAAAAAAGTATAGCGGAACATTGTGTTCGGACTTTTAAAGAATTGGGTTTAGAATATTCTGTTGAAAAATTATTAGCAGCCAATCAAGATGATACATATATTTCAAAGAAGAGTTACGATAGTATGAAGAAAATACTAGACAATATAATTTGTAGAGATGATATAAGGATCTAA
- a CDS encoding patatin-like phospholipase family protein, producing MTEGALVLEGGSLRGVFTAGVLDVFMEQGIEMSYVNGVSAGSMCGMSYVSKQIGRTIKVDLDYVNDKRFLSFRNMVKNRSIFNFDFLFGELCDTLVPFDYDTFEKSQQTFEVVATRCKTGKPEYFEKSSCDDFISAVKASSSLPILSSMIPIKGKKYLDGGCSMSIAYQRAIDLGYDKIVVILTREHGYRKPQLDKWTKKGYERYFAPLPELMKVLNEVPDRYNRMQEEIDRLEEEGRIYVIRPDKHVTVQRTEKDKRKLEALYGDGRRLAEEHMGKLKKYLEIEE from the coding sequence ATGACAGAAGGAGCATTGGTTTTAGAAGGGGGTTCCCTAAGGGGCGTATTTACGGCCGGGGTTTTGGATGTATTTATGGAACAGGGAATTGAGATGTCCTATGTGAACGGAGTATCAGCCGGTTCTATGTGCGGCATGAGCTATGTAAGCAAACAGATCGGCCGTACCATTAAAGTGGATTTGGATTACGTCAATGATAAACGGTTTTTAAGCTTTCGGAATATGGTAAAAAACCGCTCCATTTTTAATTTTGATTTCCTGTTTGGGGAATTGTGCGATACACTGGTTCCCTTTGATTATGATACTTTTGAGAAGTCCCAGCAGACCTTTGAGGTGGTTGCCACCCGCTGTAAGACAGGTAAGCCGGAATATTTTGAAAAGAGTTCCTGCGATGATTTTATCAGCGCTGTAAAGGCTTCCAGCAGTCTTCCTATTTTATCCAGCATGATCCCGATAAAAGGAAAAAAGTATCTGGATGGAGGCTGCTCCATGTCCATTGCATATCAGAGAGCCATTGATCTGGGATATGATAAGATCGTTGTGATTCTCACCAGGGAGCACGGATATCGGAAACCTCAGCTTGACAAGTGGACGAAAAAAGGGTATGAACGCTATTTCGCCCCTCTGCCTGAGCTTATGAAGGTGTTAAATGAGGTCCCGGACCGGTATAACCGGATGCAGGAGGAGATTGACCGGCTGGAAGAAGAGGGAAGAATCTATGTCATCCGTCCGGATAAGCATGTTACAGTTCAGAGAACTGAAAAAGATAAGCGAAAGCTGGAGGCCCTATACGGGGATGGGCGGCGTCTGGCGGAAGAACATATGGGGAAGCTGAAAAAGTATTTAGAGATTGAAGAGTGA